From the genome of Latilactobacillus curvatus JCM 1096 = DSM 20019:
TAGTCCAGGAAGAAGAAAACAACAAGCGCAAGTTATCCAAGAGCTAAGGCTTAAACACAAACTAGTAAAAATTCTAAAAATAGTTGGTATGGCCAAAAGTACGTATGAATACATTATTAGTCATGAACCGAACGGTTCATCTGACCAATCTGTTAAACAAACCATCCAAATAATCAAGAAGAATCATCCAGCGTACGGTTATCGTCGTGTAACTGGTGAATTACATCGTATGAATATCTTAGTAAATCATAAAAAAGTACTTGTCTTAATGCGAGAACTGCAATTACTATCAACTGCATTTAACAAACGTACTCGTAAATATAATTCATATAGAGGCAATGTTGGCACCGTTGCTAAGAACTTGATCAACCGTCGTTTCTTCACTGATCGTCCTTATCAAAAACTAGTAACAGACGTTACTGAAGTTCGCTGGGGAACCAAGACAATTGATGAACGCGCCTATTTCACATGTATTTATGATTTATTCTCAGGTGAAATTCTCAGCCATCAAGTTAGTAAACACCCTACTGTTGAATTTACTACAACTGTTTTGAATCGAGCAGTTAAGAAAATCCCTAAGAATTTAAAATACCGGACAACAGTTCACTCAGATCAAGGATTTCAATACCAGCATCAAGATTGGACTCATATCTTGAAAGAACATCGCATTTTTCAAAGTATGTCTCGCAAAGCAACATGTTTAGATAATGCAGCAATGGAGAGCTTTTTCCATATTATGAAAGCCGAAGCTTTCTACCAAAAAGAAACCGATACTTATGAAACACTAGTTTCACAAATATCGGTTTGGATTGATGAGTATAATTTTTCAAGAATTAAAACAAAACTGGGTTGTAAAAGTCCGATTGAATATCGAATTTTTACAACCCAGAAAGCTGCTTAAAGTTTCGTCCAATATTTGGGGTTCACTTCAGCGCGGCTTTTTTTATTTAATCGTTAAAGTTGCCATTTTCTACGTCTTTGATGAAAGTCTTCAAGTGATCGAAGTAAACGGGTGCGTTATCAATCATGTGATGGTGACCACCATTTGGCGTTGTCACTAAGCGAGCATGGGGAATCTTTTCAGCCATGATCTTAGCGGTTGCGATTGGCATGGTTTCGTGTTCACCAAATGTGATTAACGTTGGGACAGTAATCTTGTGGAGTTGGTCACGGAAATGCCAATCCTTTAATTTCCCAGTCACAACGAATTCATTATCACCTTGGAAGACGCCATAAACGTCGGTTGCCATTGTTGGGATTAAATGTGAGATTGCAAGTGGTTGTTTGCGATCAACGTAACCAGCGTTTAACTTGTCAACAAGTGCTTGGTATTCATCGTTGTCGTAATCATTCTTAGCTTCACAGTCTTGCATGAATTTCAATTGTTCAGGGGTCATGATGTCTTCACGAATTTTGTTGATGTTTGTGACATATTCGTCAATTTCATCGACCATACTCGAGATGATGGCACCTTTTAAGTGTTGGCCATATTTAGCAGCGTACATTTGGACCAATGCGCCACCCCATGATTGGCCGATTAAGTAGAAGTTGTCGATGCCCAGTTTTTGACGGACTTCTTCAACTTCATCTAAGAAGTAATCATATGTTAATAATTGGTCATTGCCTGGTTGTGAGTAATCAGGTTGATCAGAATAAAATGAACCAAGTTGGTCGTACATGTGTACTTGTACACCAAGATCAGCTAATTCCTTACCGAAGTTTTCCCAGTATTCGTGATTACCACCAGGGCCACCGTGTAAGCAGAGTAAATGAATGTCGCCTGTTCCTTGCGTATTAGTCCATAAATGGTAACCATTATCCAATGTGAGGATTGTTGTTCCTTGTTTCATATCTGCACCATCCTTTAATTATGATAGTTTCATTATAAACCTATTAGAGAGAATGTGCGAGGGTCAACATGATTTAGTTGAGCGTTTCTAATTGGCGTCGAATGGCAGGAACAGCCTGTTTATTCCCCGTTAGAATGAGGTGATCATTGAGATGGATTTGCGTGTCACCATGCGGCATGATCAGTTGCTTATCGCGGTAAATTCGACTAATTGTGACTTGGTCCACAAATGGGAGATTAGAAAGTTGAATCCCGGTGAAGCGCCGATTTTTAACCGTGACTTCGAAGAGCCCGGCATCGGTGTTATCAATGATTTGTAAGGTAGATGGAGTCTCGATTAAACTTCGCAACAGACTGATATTTGCTTCGTAAGTGTTAAAAATTTCAACGCCATGTTCTTTAAGTTCATCGTATTGATCGTCCGAGATATTCTTAAATTCAAAGCGGGCGATGATCCGCGGTACTTTGGCCTGAATCGCTTGTTGGGCAAGTTGATAATTTTGCTCATTATTTAAATAGCCTAAGACCAGGATATCTGTATCGAAGACGGCCGCGTCAGTTAAGGTGGCTGGTGCCAAGTCAGGCAAGAGTTCGAGGTTGGCTTGGCTATGGTAGATTTGATAATTTTGTTCGTTATTGGTAAATAATTCGCTTGTGTACAGACCTTTGGATAACTGTTGGGCGATTGGAATTGTCATGATGTTGGCGCCGATGAAGTTAACACGTTTGCGTGGCATCTCTTCAGGCGTTGGTAAGTAGAATCGATTGAACAGAATCGGACCAAGAATACAGCTAATCACCGCTGCAATTGTGAAAGCGCCGGATTGCTGTGTCGTGATAACCTTCAAGTTGAGACCGACCGTCAAAATGGGTAAGACCAACGTGATGGTCGTCGAACTGAGGAAAGTCCCGGCGAGGGCGTTGGTGACTTTGAAGCGCCGTTTTAAGACGAAGTAAATCAAAACTTTGGCACCCATGAAACTGATGAAGAAAAAGGGAATCAGGGTCAGTGATTTAGGATCACGTAAGAGCGCGGGGATGTTGAGTTTTGCACCGGTCATAATGAAGAAGATGGGAATGAAAAAGCCGTAGCCGGTTGATGTTAATTTATCTTGCGTCTCTTCACGGGGGCGTAAAAGTTTCATGACCATGCCGGCTAAGAAAGCGCCCAAAATACTTTCGGCACCGACTTCTTCGGCAATCGATACAAGTGTGATGATTAAGAAAAAGGCTAAACGAATATCGAGTTGAGTCGTTGACTTATCAATCCGCTCAAAGAAGTGATAAACAGTTTTAAAACGCATCAATAAGAAGATCGCGGCTAAGAAAATTAGTGATAGTAACCACAGACTCTTAGAACCAGGATTATTGAGGGCGGCATAAATTGTTAACGAAATCAGCGGGACGATTTCCCCGAGGACGGCAATTAACAGAATTGTTTGGCCAAGCGGCTGGCTGAGGAGTTCTTTTTCTTTCAACGCGGCGATGACGACCCCTAACGCGATGGTTGAAAAGAGAATTGTTGCGAGTCCAATATCGGTGAACAACCCACTCCATGCCAATAAACTGGCGAGTCCTAGCGAACTTAATAGGATCAGCGTAAAACTACCGACTGCCAGTTGTAAGGGCGTCAGCGGTGTTTTAACGCCAGATTTAGCTGTGGTGGGTTGCTTTTTAAAGAGTTCAAAGTCGATTTCCATCCCGCTTAAGAAAATTAAGACGGTCACACCCAATGATGAAAGTTCCGTCAGTGTGGGGGTGGTTGAGATGAGGTGGAAGCCACTTTGTCCGAGTAAAATCCCGACCAAAATTTCCGCAACGGCGGTTGGTAAATAAGAAATCTTAAATTTTGCCATGAGTAACGGCGTCATTAAAGCCGCCAATAGAACGATTACGAGCGCTAAGCTTGTCATAAAAAAGATCCTTTCAATGCTCAATAAAGTTGTGTAGAGCATACACTAACCTACTAAAGCATGTCAAAGCCGAATAGCTTCCGAGCAACAGCACGGGTTCGTAAATAGGCGGTGTAGCCGACTGTTTGCGGGCCACAGCTGTGCACAGGAAGTTGGCTTTGATAGCTAGATGGGTACTAAAGCATGTCAAAGCCGAATAGCTTCCGAGCAACAGCACGGGTTCGTAAAATTGGCTTTTTATATATTGGCGCTAATATTATCGATTTTGTTGATAATTCGTTAGTGATTAAATTATTATTAAAAAGTTGGCATTATCGCTAGTTAATATCTACAACTAATTTACAATTGGTAATAACTTCTGTAAAATAGATGCTACGATATTAAAAAGGGGGCGATCTAAAATGAAGATAAAAGAAAGTCTCGCGGTTGGAATTTTTGCCTTTTTTGGCGGGATTTTACGCTATGCAATTGGGCTCGGATTGCACCAAGCAGCAGGGTTTCCGTATGGCACTTTGTGTGTGAATTTAATCGGGGCGTTTTGTCTTCCTTTTTTAATGCGTTACATCGTGGTTCGTTATCAGATCAGCGATACGCTGGCACTTGCAATGGGCACGGGCTTTTTCGGCGCCTTCACGACTTTTTCTAGTTTTAGCGTGGATGCATTGAAGTTATTGGTGGCCAATCAATGGTGGCCATTTAGCCTGTATATCGGGATTAGTTTGATTGGCGGTGTCTGCTTAAGTTTAGTGGCAGATTACTGGGCAGTTTGGCTGCTCGATCGGCAAGGAAAGTCGCAGGTGCTAAAATGATGACGTTATTAATTGTCGGATTGGGCGCGGCAATCGGCGCTATTTTGCGGTATCAATTAACCCGTCTTGGAACGCAGATTGCCAGCGAATATCCATTAATCACCTTTTTAATTAATTTAACGGGGAGCTTTTGCTTAGGCTGGGTGACCGGGGCACAATTGGATCAAACGTGGACGCTCTTTTTGGGCGTCGGGGTCTTGGGTGGCTACACGACTTTCTCAACGTTCAATAGCGAATTGAGTCAGCTGTGGTTCCGCCGCCGTTACCATATTTTCTTTGGTTATCTGCTATTAACCTACGGGTTAGGGCTGGTGGTTGCAGCGGCCGGCTTTTTTGTGGGAAGATCGTGAAACGTGCTTTAGCAAATAACTTTTTCCGCTTAGCTACATCAGGAAAACAATCGACTACATCGCTTATTTCCCTGATTAGGCTAATCCTCGAAAGTTAAACCGTTTCAAACGCACTCTAAACGTGCTCCGATAGGCATATTTCTACGCTTAACCAAATTTACCGAACCGACGATTGCATCGCCAATTCGGTAAATCCAGTTAATGCTCAAAATATAAGCGCCTATCGTCGCACTCTTGTGAATTTAGTGTTAAACTTGTAGAACTGTTTATTTAGAAATCGGGGGACATCTGCTTTGACTGACGAACAAAAATCATTAGAACAACGCCGTTTAACCGAGATTGTCGGTTTAATTAAAAACGCCGAAAAGCACTTCGAAGGCGCCGTTGAACGGGCTAAATCAGAAGAAAAAGAAATTAACGCAAACTTCTTTAATGATGTACGGTTGAATTTCAATAATGATTCAGCAATGACTGAAACGGCAGTCTCAATCGAACAACAACGGCAAATGTTGCAAGAACGGAATAATTCTTGGCAACAATCTTCCCGGCAACTTGAGACTTTACAAAAAATGGAAAAAACCCCTTATTTCGCGCGGATTGATTTTAAAGAAAAGGGTGAACCAAAGTCTGAGTCCATTTATATTGGGCTAGGGTCATTCACCGATCGCGAAGATCATTTCTTGATTTATGACTGGCGGGCACCTATTTCATCAATTTACTATGAAGGGAAGACTGGTGAAGTTACGTACCAAACGCCTGACGGCCCGCAAGACGTCAATATTTCTTTGAAACGTCAATTCTTAATTGAAGATGGCCAAATTAAGGCGTTATTTGATACGCAAGAAACAATTGGTGACCAAATGTTACTGGAAGTATTGGGCGAAAAGTCTGATACACAAATGAAGAGTATCGTGACGACCATTCAACGGGAACAAAATCAAATCATCCGGAACACTGACGCGGACTTATTGTTCGTGCAAGGGGCCGCTGGTTCTGGGAAAACATCCGCGATTTTACAACGGATTGCCTTCCTACTTTACCGGTATCGGGGTAACCTGGATTCCAGTCAAGTGATCATGTTCTCGCCGAACCAATTGTTCAACGATTATATCGCTGACGTGTTGCCTGAACTTGGCGAACAAAACATGATTCAAATGACTTACTATCAATATGTTGCACGGCGTTTGCCGAACCTTGCTGTTCAGAGTTTATTTGACCAATTCGAAACACCAATCACGGAAACTGATGCGCGGATTAGCCGTTTGAAAGAAAGCCTAGTCTTCTATAAAGCAGTTAAACGTTACGCAGCGCATCTTGAAAAAGGTGATATGCGCTTCCGTGACTTGAAAGTGAACGGGAAGGTCTTGATTAGTAAGGAAAAAATCAGCGACGTCTATTACCGTTTCAACGAAAACTATCACTTAGGAAACCGGCTAGACGCGACGAAGGAAAGTTTATTGCGCAGTTTGAGCCATAAAGTCGACCACGAAACCAAGGCGGACTGGGTGACAGAACGCGCTGAAAACTTGAGTGATGAAGAACTCCGCGAAATTATGGCGGGCAAAGACTTTAAGACTGGTGAAGCGGAAAGTAAATATATCGCTAAACAAATCGTTTTGAAGGCTTTCAAACCCGTTCAAAAAGGAATTCAACGCAATCGCTTCTTGAGTATTCAAGCACAATACGTCCACTTCATGCGGGTTGTGCCGCAATTGGTTGATTTGGCTGAATTTGACCTGACACCAGAAATCTGGAATGATCATGTGACTGATTTTGTCGCTAATTTAAAGGCCAAACAAATGACGTTATCAGATGTGACACCTTACTTGCATCTTTATGATTTAATGACCGGTAAGCACGGCGAACGCGACATGCGCTTTGTCTTTATCGATGAAATCCAAGATTACACACCATACGAATTGGCCTTCTTGAAGATGCACTTCCCTAAGGCGCGCTTCACGTTACTCGGTGATTTGAACCAAGCGATTTTCACCAAAGAAAACAGCACGAACCTATTACAACAAGTGCAACAACTCTTTAATGCGCAAAATACGAAGGTCGTTCAATTGACGCGTTCATATCGGTCAACTGAACAAGTCACTGACTTTACCAAAGGGCTCTTAAAGGGCGGTCAAAAAATTGAAGCTTTCAACCGTGAAGGCGACAAGCCAAACTTGATTGTGCGTCAAAGCGAAGATCAATTGGTCGCTGATGTGAATGCGCAACTCGCTAAAAATGAAGCAGATAAGTTAACGACGGCGATTATCACCAAGACATTGGTGCAAGCCCAAGAACTAACAGCTAAGTTGAAAGCCAGTGGCACAAAAGTCACTTTAATTCGTTCCGAAAATCAACGTTTGGCAGCGGGTACGTTAGTCGTTCCAAGTTTCTTAGCCAAAGGATTGGAATTCGATGCGATTATCGGCTGGCAAGTCAGTGCAACCAACTACAATCATGAAGATCAACGGCAATTGCTCTACACGATCTGTTCGAGAGCGATGCATCGCCTCACTTTATTAGCAACAGGTGGCATGTCACCATTGATTGATAATGTGGATGCAGATGATTACACGTTAATTAAATAGAAAAAACGCGCGCTGAAAGGCGGGCGTTTTTTGATTGGATGAAAAGTGTAATCGCGAGAAAATGGGCAATGAATATTTGGTAGATTGCAAATTTAATCCGAATTTTTGGACAAATTTGTCAGCATAACCTGATACGGTGTTTGCCAGTCGAGTATTTTAAGCGGTCGCTGGTTAATTTGGAGTAACGTCGTCGTTAAATCTTGAGCACTAATGTGCTCAAAACGAGTCCCTTTAGGATAAAAATAACGTAAATTCCGATTAAAGCGTTCATTACTACCACGTTCAGCTGGCGTATAAGCATGGCAGTAATAGGTCTTAATACCATATTGTGATTCAAGTGATACTAGCCCACTAAACTCAGTGCCACGGTCCACAGTAAAGCTGTGCACCGGACCATTAAAAGTGGTTAGGAACTTAGTTAGTGCTTCATTAACAGTCGCTGTCGTCCGATCTTTTAACCGGTATGCCCAAAGGAACCGTGATTTGCGATCGATTAAAGTTAATAAAACTGCCTTACTATGCCCACGAGGACCAACGACTGTATCTAGTTCAAAATCGCCGATGCGCTTACGTTGATTAATCATCATGGGACGCTGTTCAATTGATCGCCCCAAAGATTGATTATATTTGGATCGTTGGTCAACGTTACGCCGTTGGCGTACGCCATGTTCAGGTAGATCATTCAAGGAGAAACCAATTCTCCCCTGATTTAGCCAATTATAAATAGATTTAGTAGCTAGTTTAAATTCGTGAGCAATCATTCCTGGTGACCAGCTTAGACGTAAATGGTTGAGAATTTTTTGCTTTAACTCATCGCTCAGCTTAGTTTTCCGACCACATCGTGATCGCTTGTATTCGGCATCTGTTTGTGCTAATTCAGCCTGATAAGGTTGACATCGAGATAATTCATAAGAAATTGTTGACGGTGATCGGTTCAGCCGAACGCCCATTTGGATATTGGACAGCCCTAGTTCACAAAAGGTTTCGATTTTAATTCGTTCGGAATAGGTTATACTAGACAAAAGATCAGCTCCTAAAAGATGGGTTTGTGGTAAACACCATTTTAAAGGAAGCTGATCTTTTTTGTCCGAACAGCGTTCGGATTAATTTTACAATCTACCATTTATACTTACTTATAATTCGATCGTCCCCCTTAGACTGATGCTGGAATGGCAATTATCGATACTAAAGTATTTTTATGAGGAGTGTATGATGCAAAGATTAAAGTATTTTTACAAGCGACATGCCTTAACAGTAACCCTATTATTTTTTGGACTATTAAGTATTGCGATGGTTGCAATCGTCTATTTACAGCCCAATAAAATCCTGTCTGGTTCTGACTATCACCGCATTGAGAATTTGGCACTTTCGATTAAACAGGGAGAGTGGTTTCCGAGAATCAGTTACTTTTTCATCGGCGGAAGGGGCTATGCGGCAGGTCTTTTTTACCCAGATGCTTTTCTCTACTTACCAGCTATTCTGAGAGTAGTAGGACTATCAATCAAAGAGAGTTTTATTGTATTTGCAATTGCGATTAATTTTAGTACGTTTTTAATCACATATATTTCAGGAAAATTAGCGGATTTTAATAAGAAGCAAGCATTAATATTCTCTTTGATGTACGGTCTTAGTATTTATCGTTTTGCAGATTTAGTTAATCGGCAAGCCATTGGTGAAGTGATCGCGCTCACCTTTTTCCCATTAATGATTGTGATGCTAACGCGGTTAAAAAAAGGTGAGCACCGGTATTGGTATCTGTTATCAATAGGGATGGCAGCTATTGGTTATAGTCATATGATTTCTGTTGAAATAATGGGCATTGTCATCATTATTTATACCTTATTAAATCTCAAGAGATTCTACCAAAATAAAAGTTTAAAGTATCTCATTGCTGCTGGCTTATTAGCAATCGGTTTATTAGGGCGTTATTTCTTAGCGGTTGGAGAACAAATGGCAACCACGATTTTTCAAGTAACCGCACAACCCCTGGCATTTTTATCTGACCGCACATTACCCTTTAAAGACATTGTTGTTAATTCATTAACGAATGCTGTTTTTCATGCGAATACAGTGAATGTCGGTATCACGATTCTACTCGGATTAGGCATCGCGTGTGGTCTATTTTACTATTCCAAAAACGACCGTGATTTAATTGGGATTGCGTTGGGGCTATTCATAGCTACGACGTCGATTATGCCGTGGCATTTGTTGGATCATACAATTATCAATACGATTCAGTTCCCGTGGCGTTTTTTTGCCATTATTACGGCAATTGTGAGTTACTTAGTTGCTAAGGATGAATGTCATTTATTAAAGAATAAGTACTACTTTTATCTGCTAATTCTGTTGTTGGGCGCAGGAAATGTCATCTACTCTACGAATAGTATTCAAAACCAAAGTTGGCGCTTTAGAACGAATGCTGCCTATAACACGCCCAACCCTTATTACATTGGGGCCGGACATGAGTATTTACCTGCTCAAACCGACTACCAGAAAATTTTGCGACATAAAAAACAGGTCATTAAGTATCAGCCGCATAAAATAAAAATTACAAATGTACGGCATACATGGGGCCGTTATCAGTTTGATTTCAGGACACTGACGGATCAAAAAGCAGTTGTTGAAGTTCCCTTTATTTATTACAAAGGGTACGTTGCCGAACTCAACCATCATCAGCGATTACCAATGCAGATGAATAAACGAACTGGGTTAACACAAGTTGCGTTGAAGGGAACTGGTAGAATCACCGTTTATTATCGAACAACTACGATTCAGAGAATAGGGACGGTGATCAGTTTGCTTAGTTTTGGGATGCTGATCATAATCATTTATAAAGAAAAAAGGCGAGCTACTAAATAGCGCTTATTCACGGTACTAGACTAATCCTCGAAATATAATCGCAAGATGACGCACTCTGTTTTGAAACGTGCTTTCATCTTGCATATTCCTGTGGTTAGTTACGCACCGCAAACAATCGCCTTAAGGCGCTTATTCACGGTACTAGACTAATTCCTCGGAATATAATCGCAAGATGACGCACTCTGTTTTTAATGTTAAAATGGATGCGTTTAGTATTGGAGGATTGTCGGATGAAGAACGAGATGAAATATTATGAAATCTCGCGTGATGAGTGGCGGGTTTTTCATGGCCGCGGTGACGCGTATACTGGCATCACGGACACGGAGCTGGAACAGATTCGGGGATTGAATGATCGGATTTCACTTGCGGATGTGAGTGATATTTATTTGCCATTACGGCATCTGATACAGATGCACTATGAACAGTACCAGATGCGCCAGGCCGAAAAATCTGAATTTCTAGAGATTAAGCCACATAGGACACCATTTGTCATTGGCATCGCTGGGAGCGTCGCGGTTGGTAAGAGTACGACGGCGCGCTTGTTGCAACTCCTTCTCAGCCGGGCCTACCCGGATAAGAAGGTTCAAATGATTACGACTGATGGGTTCTTATATCCGACAGCCACGCTGAAACAAAAAGGGATTCTTGATAAAAAAGGCTTCCCCGAAAGTTATGATATGCCGCATCTAATTCAATTTATGAATGCGGTCAAAAATAATGTTGGACCAGTCAAAGCACCGAAATATTCACATCAGATTTACGACATTGTGCCCGACGAGTTCGACGTGATTGACGATCCAGATATTTTAATTGTTGAAGGAATTAACGTACTACAGTTGCCATCAACTGAGCAGATTTACGTCAGTGACTTCTTCGACTTTTCAATTTATGTCGATGCGCAAGCCGACTTAATCAAGAAGTGGTTCCTTGAGCGTTTCGATCTATTACTCGATTTAGCCAAAGATGATCCGACCAACTACTATTATCCATACGCCATCAGTGACCGACAGAGTGCATTCAAGATGGCGCGGCGGGTATGGCGTGACATTAATTTACAAAATTTAAACGAATATATCTTACCAACGCGTAATCGTGCCGATGTCATTTTGCATAAAACAAAACATCACGTGATTGATAAGGTATTCCTACGTAAATATTAATAATAGAATGAGTTTTTTCACAGGAAGGCCGTCAATCCATTGACGTTTTCATTATTAATCAGTAAAATAGATACATTATAGTTTGATTTAGTGCTATGAATCTAGCAATTTGGTGTTACTTGTTCACACCAAATTGCTTTTTAAAAAGAGGAGTGAGTTGTTTGGCCCAAAAGGACATGCAAGATTTCGATAAGATTATCGTATTAGATTACGGTAGTCAGTATAATCAATTGATTACACGTCGTATCCGTGAATTCGGGATTTTCTCTGAATTGTTGCCTAACACGACAACAGCAGCAGAAATCAAGAAGATCGCCCCTAAAGGAATTATTTTCTCTGGCGGCCCAATGAGTGTTTACGATGATGGTGCCTTTTCAGTTGACCCCGAAATTTTTGAACTAGGGATTCCAATTCTCGGGATTTGTTACGGGATGCAGTTGATCAGTTTTAAAAACGGCGGGAATGTTGAAGCATCAACAGAACGTGAATATGGTAAGGCTGAAATTACAGTGACTGACAAAGACAGTGACTTATTCAAAGGTCTTCCTGAAAAACAAACGGTATGGATGAGTCATGGTGATAAAGTCACAGCGATTCCAGAAGGTTACGTGACAGTTGCTGAAAGTGATAATACACCTTTCACCGCCATCGAAAACCGTGAACGTCGGATTTATGGGATTCAATTCCATACCGAAGTGCGGAATACTGAATTCGGGAACGATATTTTGAAGAACTTTGCATTTGGCGTCTGTGGGGCCCAAGACAACTGGACAATGAACGATTTCATCGACATGCAAATCGAAAAGATTCGCGAACAAGTCGGTGACAAGAAAGTCCTTCTTGGTCTTTCAGGTGGCGTTGATTCATCTGTTGTTGGGGTGTTATTACACCGCGCAATTGGCGACCAATTGGTCAGCATCTTTGTTGATCACGGCTTACTCAGAAAAGGCGAAGTTGAACAAGTGATGGAAAGTCTTGGCGGTAAATTTGGGTTGAACATCATCCAAGTGGACGCTAAAGACCGTTTCATGAGTAAACTCGCTGGCGTTTCTGATCCAGAAAAGAAACGGAAGATTATTGGTAACGAATTTATCCAAGTGTTCGACGAAGAAGCAACTAAGTTAAACGGAATTGATTTCTTAGCGCAAGGGACTTTATACACTGACATTATCGAAAGTGGTACAAGTACTGCGACAACCATCAAATCACATCATAACGTTGGTGGTTTACCAGAAGACATGCAATTTAGCTTAATTGAACCTTTAAATACATTATTTAAAGATGAAGTCCGTGACCTTGGTGAAAAACTAGGCATGCCATATGAACTCGTATGGCGCCAACCATTCCCAGGCCCTGGCCTTGGGATTCGGGTCCTCGGTGAAGTCACTGAAGACAAATTAAAGATTGTCCGTGATAGTGATTTAATTCTCCGTGAAGAATTTGCACTCGCTGGCTTAGATAAAACTGTATGGCAATACTTTACAGTTTTACCAGGCATCCGTAGTGTGGGTGTCATGGGTGATGGCCGGACATACGATTACACAGTTGGGATTCGTGCCGTTAACTCAATCGACGGCATGACAGCTGACTTCTCACGGATTCCATGGGATATCTTGCAAAAGGTTTCTGTGCGAATCGTTAACGAAGTCGATCACGTCAACCGCATCGTGTACGATATTACGAGCAAGCCACCTTCAACAGTGGAATGGGAATAAAATCCTAATCAAA
Proteins encoded in this window:
- a CDS encoding IS3 family transposase (programmed frameshift), whose product is MTKYSKTLKIKVVQDYLTSSLGYELIARKYGIKSNSLVVSWVQRYKAFGPKGLDVLSPEKTFDGSFKMNVLKWMKTNKASYPKTALHFNISNVGTIWQWQHIWETEGADALYRSKGRQTIMSADKQSKKRQQTELERLREENELLQIENEYPKKIKSLSPGRRKQQAQVIQELRLKHKLVKILKIVGMAKSTYEYIISHEPNGSSDQSVKQTIQIIKKNHPAYGYRRVTGELHRMNILVNHKKVLVLMRELQLLSTAFNKRTRKYNSYRGNVGTVAKNLINRRFFTDRPYQKLVTDVTEVRWGTKTIDERAYFTCIYDLFSGEILSHQVSKHPTVEFTTTVLNRAVKKIPKNLKYRTTVHSDQGFQYQHQDWTHILKEHRIFQSMSRKATCLDNAAMESFFHIMKAEAFYQKETDTYETLVSQISVWIDEYNFSRIKTKLGCKSPIEYRIFTTQKAA
- a CDS encoding proline-specific peptidase family protein, which produces MKQGTTILTLDNGYHLWTNTQGTGDIHLLCLHGGPGGNHEYWENFGKELADLGVQVHMYDQLGSFYSDQPDYSQPGNDQLLTYDYFLDEVEEVRQKLGIDNFYLIGQSWGGALVQMYAAKYGQHLKGAIISSMVDEIDEYVTNINKIREDIMTPEQLKFMQDCEAKNDYDNDEYQALVDKLNAGYVDRKQPLAISHLIPTMATDVYGVFQGDNEFVVTGKLKDWHFRDQLHKITVPTLITFGEHETMPIATAKIMAEKIPHARLVTTPNGGHHHMIDNAPVYFDHLKTFIKDVENGNFND
- a CDS encoding monovalent cation:proton antiporter family protein, coding for MTSLALVIVLLAALMTPLLMAKFKISYLPTAVAEILVGILLGQSGFHLISTTPTLTELSSLGVTVLIFLSGMEIDFELFKKQPTTAKSGVKTPLTPLQLAVGSFTLILLSSLGLASLLAWSGLFTDIGLATILFSTIALGVVIAALKEKELLSQPLGQTILLIAVLGEIVPLISLTIYAALNNPGSKSLWLLSLIFLAAIFLLMRFKTVYHFFERIDKSTTQLDIRLAFFLIITLVSIAEEVGAESILGAFLAGMVMKLLRPREETQDKLTSTGYGFFIPIFFIMTGAKLNIPALLRDPKSLTLIPFFFISFMGAKVLIYFVLKRRFKVTNALAGTFLSSTTITLVLPILTVGLNLKVITTQQSGAFTIAAVISCILGPILFNRFYLPTPEEMPRKRVNFIGANIMTIPIAQQLSKGLYTSELFTNNEQNYQIYHSQANLELLPDLAPATLTDAAVFDTDILVLGYLNNEQNYQLAQQAIQAKVPRIIARFEFKNISDDQYDELKEHGVEIFNTYEANISLLRSLIETPSTLQIIDNTDAGLFEVTVKNRRFTGIQLSNLPFVDQVTISRIYRDKQLIMPHGDTQIHLNDHLILTGNKQAVPAIRRQLETLN
- a CDS encoding fluoride efflux transporter FluC; its protein translation is MKIKESLAVGIFAFFGGILRYAIGLGLHQAAGFPYGTLCVNLIGAFCLPFLMRYIVVRYQISDTLALAMGTGFFGAFTTFSSFSVDALKLLVANQWWPFSLYIGISLIGGVCLSLVADYWAVWLLDRQGKSQVLK
- a CDS encoding fluoride efflux transporter FluC — encoded protein: MMTLLIVGLGAAIGAILRYQLTRLGTQIASEYPLITFLINLTGSFCLGWVTGAQLDQTWTLFLGVGVLGGYTTFSTFNSELSQLWFRRRYHIFFGYLLLTYGLGLVVAAAGFFVGRS
- the helD gene encoding RNA polymerase recycling motor HelD, encoding MTDEQKSLEQRRLTEIVGLIKNAEKHFEGAVERAKSEEKEINANFFNDVRLNFNNDSAMTETAVSIEQQRQMLQERNNSWQQSSRQLETLQKMEKTPYFARIDFKEKGEPKSESIYIGLGSFTDREDHFLIYDWRAPISSIYYEGKTGEVTYQTPDGPQDVNISLKRQFLIEDGQIKALFDTQETIGDQMLLEVLGEKSDTQMKSIVTTIQREQNQIIRNTDADLLFVQGAAGSGKTSAILQRIAFLLYRYRGNLDSSQVIMFSPNQLFNDYIADVLPELGEQNMIQMTYYQYVARRLPNLAVQSLFDQFETPITETDARISRLKESLVFYKAVKRYAAHLEKGDMRFRDLKVNGKVLISKEKISDVYYRFNENYHLGNRLDATKESLLRSLSHKVDHETKADWVTERAENLSDEELREIMAGKDFKTGEAESKYIAKQIVLKAFKPVQKGIQRNRFLSIQAQYVHFMRVVPQLVDLAEFDLTPEIWNDHVTDFVANLKAKQMTLSDVTPYLHLYDLMTGKHGERDMRFVFIDEIQDYTPYELAFLKMHFPKARFTLLGDLNQAIFTKENSTNLLQQVQQLFNAQNTKVVQLTRSYRSTEQVTDFTKGLLKGGQKIEAFNREGDKPNLIVRQSEDQLVADVNAQLAKNEADKLTTAIITKTLVQAQELTAKLKASGTKVTLIRSENQRLAAGTLVVPSFLAKGLEFDAIIGWQVSATNYNHEDQRQLLYTICSRAMHRLTLLATGGMSPLIDNVDADDYTLIK